The following are encoded in a window of Pyrenophora tritici-repentis strain M4 chromosome 6, whole genome shotgun sequence genomic DNA:
- a CDS encoding WcaG, Nucleoside-diphosphate-sugar epimerase: protein MKILITGASGFVGQILAAKLLETKTATSLLLADVHKPTPPSTTTTNIPITCISADLTSPTACQDLIAHSPDAVYILHGIMSSGSESNLRLGLSVNFDSVRTLLDTIATSRPGIKVIFTSSCAVYGRAAVANIATEVDVVPMPESSYGTQKLMIECLVNDYSRRGLIDGRAVRLPTVFVRAGAPTAAASSFVSGIVREPVHGVAAELPVDPSIGIWLTSPRTLAANLVHAVGVPGERFGHFRQVLLPGYTATSGEILDALEKVAGKEVRALVREKRDENTQRIVLSWPARADD from the coding sequence ATGAAAATCCTCATAACAGGCGCCTCCGGCTTCGTCGGCCAAATCCTCGCCGCCAAACTCCTAGAAACAAAAACCGCAACATCCCTCCTCCTCGCCGACGTCCACAAACCCACTCCCCCCtcaaccacaaccacaaaCATCCCCATAACATGCATCTCCGCCGACCTCACCTCCCCAACCGCGTGCCAAGACCTCATCGCCCACTCCCCCGACGCAGTCTACATCCTGCATGGCATAATGTCGTCCGGCAGCGAATCCAACCTGCGGCTCGGTCTCAGCGTAAACTTCGACTCAGTCCGCACCCTGCTCGACACAATCGCCACGTCGCGACCGGGCATCAAAGTAATCTTCACCTCCTCGTGTGCGGTATACGGCCGCGCGGCCGTTGCGAACATCGCCACGGAAGTCGATGTGGTGCCCATGCCGGAATCCAGCTACGGGACGCAGAAACTCATGATCGAGTGTCTTGTCAATGATTACTCGCGGCGGGGACTCATCGACGGCCGCGCCGTGCGGTTACCGACTGTTTTCGTGAGAGCGGGTGCGCCGACGGCGGCGGCGTCCAGTTTCGTGTCGGGTATTGTGAGGGAGCCGGTTCATGGGGTTGCGGCGGAGTTGCCCGTGGATCCCAGTATAGGTATTTGGCTGACGTCGCCGCGGACGTTGGCGGCGAATTTGGTGCATGCGGTTGGTGTACCCGGGGAGAGGTTTGGCCATTTTAGACAGGTGTTGTTGCCCGGGTATACGGCGACGAGTGGGGAGATTTTGGACGCGTTGGAGAAGGTGGCTGGGAAGGAGGTTAGGGCGTTGGTGAGGG
- a CDS encoding PnbA, Carboxylesterase type B — protein sequence MATKGRGGRGAWGVPRLFSIMMLAIALLLGLAQFHRSAAVDSLTVETTSGSVQGFTDDLTPNVAQYLGIPFAEPPVGARRWLPPAPKCRENQTIKATALRPACPQAQGNTSNVWRTDAPEFLTQPPEYQSEDCLNLNVWAPLEQCTDESEKKLLPVLIWIYGGGYTSGGANVPYQIPARWVERTGEHIVVAISYRVNIFGFPNAKSLADDEQNLGFLDQRLAVEWVRDNIRNFGGDPNRMILWGQSAGASSVDGYNFAYPEDPIVSGLIMNSGTTFIGINSEDVQQTNFTFVAHHFGCNSPSAQAEIDCLRGVDSVSITQYLKQYSDRNTQPSLSFLPVIDNRTLYSNYTARALAGKFSRKPAIIGNTNDEGTAFQPYNRTYGVNTTLADADTATIFHCPAVKTTYDRYAANATTFRYLYAGNFSNISPQPWEGAYHSSDIPLYFGTYGIVRGNGTAFEKAVSEKVQDYYLAFAKDPVNGLPQMGWNAYTPSGEAVLIGYDGEIVQGIEESELEKPCDGVKPNGLPIPP from the exons ATGGCTACAAAAGGCAGAGGAGGTCGTGGTGCTTGGGGTGTTCCCCGTCTTTTCTCCATCATGATGCTCGCTATAGCACTCCTATTGGGCCTGGCCCAATTCCACCGCTCGGCTGCCGTTGACTCATTGACCGTGGAAACAACTTCTGGCTCTGTTCAGGGCTTCACTGATGACCTCACACCGAATGTTGCACAGTACCTGGGCATTCCTTTTGCAGAGCCGCCTGTAGGGGCACGTCGGTGGCTCCCTCCGGCTCCGAAGTGCAGGGAGAATCAGACTATCAAGGCGACTGCTCTGCGCCCTGCTTGTCCTCAGGCTCAGGGCAACACGTCGAATGTGTGGCGTACTGATGCGCCGGAGTTCCTTACTCAGCCACCGGAATACCAGAGCGAAGACTGCCTGAATCTCAATGTTTGGGCGCCTTTGGAACAGTGTACAGACGAAAGCGAAAAGAAGCTATTACCGGTTTTGATTTGGATCTATGGAGGAGGGTACACGAGTGGTGGCGCCAATGTCCCGTATCAGATACCCGCTAGATGGGTTGAGAGGACTGGCGAGCATATTGTTGTTGCCATCAG CTACCGTGTCAACATATTCGGCTTTCCCAACGCCAAATCGCTTGCAGATGATGAGCAGAACTTGGGTTTCTTAGATCAGCGTCTAGCGGTAGAATGGGTCCGTGACAACATCCGCAACTTTGGCGGCGATCCGAATCGCATGATACTCTGGGGTCAATCCGCAGGTGCATCATCCGTGGACGGGTATAACTTCGCCTATCCCGAAGACCCTATCGTATCAGGACTCATCATGAACTCCGGGACAACCTTCATCGGCATCAACAGCGAAGACGTCCAGCAAACAAACTTCACCTTTGTTGCCCACCACTTTGGTTGCAACAGCCCCTCCGCCCAAGCCGAAATCGACTGTCTCAGGGGCGTGGACTCTGTTTCCATAACCCAATATCTCAAGCAATACTCCGACAGAAATACGCAGCCTAGTCTTAGTTTCCTGCCCGTCATCGACAACCGCACACTCTACTCAAACTACACGGCACGTGCCCTGGCAGGCAAGTTCTCGCGCAAACCAGCCATCATCGGCAACACAAACGACGAAGGTACTGCGTTTCAGCCCTACAATCGAACCTACGGAGTCAACACAACGTTGGCAGATGCGGACACTGCTACCATTTTCCACTGCCCGGCTGTGAAGACGACGTACGATCGTTATGCAGCAAACGCAACTACTTTTCGCTATCTCTACGCCGGGAACTTTAGTAACATCTCGCCGCAACCGTGGGAGGGCGCTTATCACTCGTCTGATATCCCGTTGTACTTTGGTACGTATGGCATTGTGAGAGGCAATGGTACTGCGTTTGAAAAGGCAGTGAGCGAGAAGGTGCAGGATTATTATCTTGCATTTGCCAAGGATCCTGTCAATGGACTACCGCAAATGGGGTGGAATGCCTATACGCCGAGTGGTGAGGCTGTACTGATTGGGTATGATGGGGAGATTGTGCAGGGGATTGAAGAGAGTGAGTTGGAGAAGCCGTGTGATGGGGTGAAGCCGAATGGTCTTCCGATACCGCCTTGA